Proteins from one Pelagicoccus sp. SDUM812003 genomic window:
- a CDS encoding YiiX/YebB-like N1pC/P60 family cysteine hydrolase, with amino-acid sequence MIRSLLLFFAAIALSSASIQADSESYQPQVGDIYFQSLHYSPLVATIEGATNSPYSHCGILNLSGGKWVIHEAIGPVRITPLKDWIQQGVNDEYDVFRLREPYREQAYKILEATELYMGRPYDIQYDFDDEKIYCSELIFKAFRDVFHEDLGEVV; translated from the coding sequence ATGATCCGATCCTTGCTTCTCTTTTTCGCAGCCATAGCGTTGAGTTCCGCCTCCATTCAGGCCGACAGCGAAAGCTACCAGCCCCAAGTCGGCGACATCTACTTTCAATCCCTTCATTACTCGCCGCTAGTCGCCACTATCGAAGGAGCTACGAATTCCCCATACAGCCATTGCGGCATTCTAAATCTCTCCGGCGGCAAATGGGTCATTCACGAAGCCATCGGCCCGGTTCGAATCACCCCCTTGAAAGACTGGATACAGCAAGGAGTGAACGACGAATACGACGTGTTTAGGCTTAGAGAACCCTACCGCGAGCAAGCATATAAGATTCTGGAAGCCACCGAGCTCTACATGGGTCGGCCTTATGACATTCAGTACGATTTCGACGACGAAAAAATCTATTGCTCCGAACTGATCTTCAAAGCCTTTCGCGATGTCTTTCACGAAGACCTAGGCGAAGTCGT